TTCCTGCCACCCGAATGCTAAAAAGATCCCCCAGCCCCATATCAAACACAAGTTCTACGGAAGTCCGGGAGTCCATGCAACTCAGCACTACGGCAAGAGGATTTTGTCCTTCGGAAGTAAGGTTCATCTGATGCAGAAGATCTTTTTCAATCCGATTTCCGGATACAAACCTGCCGTTCCCGTCCTTTAAAATCCGGAGGATCTCTTCCGGCGCAATGGATTTTTGTAATTCGGATGTGACAACATCTACTTTTTGATAATGATCGATAAAACTGTAATTTTCTTTGAATCCGACCAAATTGACTTCTATGTTTTTTTCGGGAGCAACCGTTTCCGCAAAATCCTTAATCATCTCGATGATGTCAGGGTCCACATACTCGGCGGAATAAGCATCCAAGGTAACACTTGATCCGTTAGGAAATTCATAGAGTTTGTTTCTTAAGAAGGGTTTGTTCAAAAAAGTCGCTTCTTCCGAAAGACGAATCCTAGTTGTGATTTTATTATAACGCCTCTCTTCAATGATTTGAAATGCATTCTTCATATTGTTTCTCAAAATAAAGAAGAAACCTATCGTGATACCGATGGTAATCCCGATCAGAAGATCCGTAAAAACAATCGAAATGATTGTCACAAGAAAAGGGTAAAACTGGTTATTTCCCTTCTTAAACATATTCCGAAACAATGAAACACTTGCTAGTTTATAACCGGTTACAATCAAAATGGCGGCAAGTGCGGAAAGAGGAATTCGATTCAGGATTTTCGGGAAAAATGCGACAACCAGTAAGATTAAAATTCCATGAATAAAGGAAGTGAATTTCGTTTGTCCGCCTGCTTGAATCCCTACGCTTCCCCGAACAATGACAGAAGTCAAAGGAAGTCCTCCCAAAAGTCCGGAAATGATATTTCCTCCTCCTTGTGCCAATAATTCTCTGTTTGGTGGAGTATGCCTTTTGTGTTGGTCCAGTTTATCTACGGCTTCGATATTTAACAATGTTTCCAAAGAAGCGACTATGGCAAGTATCGCAGCAGTAATATAAATTTTATAATTTGTTATTTGGGAAAAATCGGGAAATTTGAAATACCCGAAAAAATCATTCAGATTGGAACTGATCGGAACGTTTACCAAATGAGATCCGCTTGCAGGAAAAAATGAAATTTTTTCCAGGAAATAATTCAAAGCCAAAGCATAAAGAATGATCGTAAAAAAAGGAGGAATCAGATTCCCTTTTTTTCTTCTGGTCAGATAAAACAAAAGAAGTAAGGAACTCACTCCGATGAGAAGCGATCCGATCTGATATCCGTTTGCCGCATTCAATAATTCGGAAAAAGTATTTTCATTATCCGATTGGAAAAAGGCGAAATCCCCTTCCGTATCCTTGTCAAAACCGACCAAGTGAGGAATCTGCTTCAAAATCAGAATAATACCGATCGCCGCCATGAGTCCGTGAATCACACTCGAAGGAAAATAATTGGCAACAACACCTAACCGAAGTAACCCGGCGAATATCTGCAGAATACCTGCAAAAAAAACCGCCAAGGCGAATGCTTCATAAGAACCGAGCCTTGCTATCCCGCTAAAAACAACCGCGGTAAGACCGGCAGCAGGGCCACTGATACTAGTATGGGATTTGCTGACTAGAGAAACAAAAATCCCTCCGATAATCCCACCGATCAATCCTGAAAACAAAGGGGCTCCGGAGGCCAAAGCAATTCCCAAACAAAGAGGAACGGCGACAAGAAAAACCACCGCTCCCGCAATTAAATCATCTTTTAGAGAAAAATTTTTCATATTTTACAATTCCACTTTTTTAGACATCAAAAGATAGACACCATCGGCTGTAAGAAAAGTCTAATTTTCAATGTAGTCGGAGAAAATTGAGTTCTATTTTATAAAAATAGGATATAGTCTCAAGCTAGATACCGTTTATAATTTTCAAGCTCAGGTAAACTTATGCTTCTTAAGAAAGCAGTTAGAATTCTTACTATTTTCATTCTTTTTGCCCACGTCGGTTATTGCAAGGTTTATAAAGGCAACGATGGATCAGGCGTATTTACATTGATCCCAAGCGAACGATGGCTATATGGGAACGCATCCGCAGTCTTTTTATTCGATAAAGAAAAAAAATTAGATATAAATAAGGCCTCTCTTCTTCCCGAGTCGGAATGGATTCACTCCAAACACAATACTGCATTCGGAATTTTGGAAACAACTCTTTGGTATCGTTTGGATGTAAAAACAAATACCGACATCGAAAACTGGGTGCTCTCTTTGGACACTCCGTCCATGTCAAGAATCGAATTTTACGTTCAAGATCCGATTACGAATACTTACACAAAAAAACTGGGAGGAAGAAAAGTTCCTCTGGAAGAACTCGCCTATCCCAACAGGTATCCTGTTTTTCCTTTTTTTCTGCCAAAGGGGAAAACGGTCCGATTGTTCTTGAAAGTGGAAACGGAATCTGCCACCTTACTTCCGTTACGCTTTTTTACGAATAAGGATTTCGATAAGTTCGACAGACTCACCAGTTTTATTTCCGGCTCCTATTACGGTGCAATGGTGCTATTGCTTATGTACAATCTGGTCTTGTTCTTTTCCACTAAAGACCGGTTGTTTTTATTTTACTGCATCTACCTGTTTTGTTTTGCCTTCTTTATCTTCAATAGCAACAACCAATGGTTGCCTCTGGTGGATTTTTCACAAAACATGTTTATCATAATGTTAGGTCCTGTTTTTTCGTTATTATCCACGATTGCAGCGACCATTTTTACATGGGTGTTTTTATTTCCTGAAAAAGAAAGTACCAGAATAAAAAAATTATTAAAATTTTCCATACTGATGGACACACTTGCCCTTTTGTCATTGTCCTTCCTATCCATAGTCGATCATATCCGGGTCGCAAATATAGTTCCCATGTTCGGAATTATTGTCATAACGATCGCTGCAATCCTCAGATTCAAAGAGGGATTTATAGGTGCGAAATACTTTCTGATAGCCTGGTCCTTTCTAATCGTCAGCGTATTATTATTCATATTGATGAATTTGGGTTTTATCGATTACTCCAGTTTTATTTCCTATAGTCCGATGTACGGAAGTCTGTTCGAAGGAGTTTTCTTGAGTTTGGGTATAGGAGACAGAATCAACCGGCTCAAAAAAGAAAGAGAGGAAGCAAGACAGGCGTTACTCGAATCCCAAAAAAGAGCTTTGGAAGAGGAAAAAAGAATCAATCTTTCCATTTCAAGATTTGTTCCCAATCAATTTCTGGAAATCCTGAAACGAAAATCAATACTCGAAGTTATGCGGGGAGATTCGGTGGAAAGGGAGATGACGATTCTTTTTTCCGACATTCGCAATTTCACAAGATTGTCCGAATCCAATCATGCAAGAGATGTGTTTTTGCTTCTGAACGAATACATGGAAAGGCTTGGCCCCGCCATTGCCAAACACGGAGGATTCATCGATAAATACATCGGTGATGCGATCATGGCACTTTTTCCGGGAGGGCCTGCGAATGCGATACACGCATCCATTGCCATGAAAAAGGAAGTGGACGAAATGAGGCACCACCTAACAGGTGAATTTCAACTGGAAGCCGGCTTTGGAATCCATCACGGAAGTGTAATGCTCGGAACCGTAGGCGAATCAAACAGGTTGGATACGACTGTAATCGGAGATACGGTGAATCTTGCATCCAGATTGGAAGGCCTGACTAAAAATTTCGGAATCCCCATTTTGGCGAGCGATAGCGTTAGAAAAAACATAGATGAAAACGACGATCTTCAATTCAGGGAAATTGATTCCGTTATCGTAAAAGGCAAAACCAAACCCGTCGTAATTTATGAAGTATTGGATGCTGATTCTCATGAAATCAGAGAAGCAAAGAACAGCAGTTATCCTGTATTTTACCAGGGGATGCATCATTATAAAATGCGGAATTTCAAAACATCTCTCGAATTATTTCAAGAATGCATTTCCGCCTGTCCGGAAGACAATGCCGCACATTCCTACGCAAAAAGAGCCAAGGAATTTTTAGAAAACCCTCCTCCCGATGATTGGAGCGGATTTCTAAAATTATAACCAGTGAAAATATCGGAAAAATATTGACTCGGATCAAATTCAGTTTTTGATCTCAATAAAATCCAATTGCCAAACATAATAAAAAAGGAAACGAAAGCAGAACAAATGAATCCTATCCTAAAATATTTTTTTATCCTAGTCCTGATCTTTTCATCGGGATTCTTTTCCGAAGGGAACGCCGTTTCTCCCAAACATACAAAAAATGAAATCCTTTATTCTCATGTTTTATCCTCTCTTCGCATGAGAAAGGAAGCGTCCGACAAATCCGATGTTGTCCAAAGTATTTCCTACGGGGAAAAATTAAAACTACTGGAAGTGAGCGGCAAGGCCGGGAAATTTTCAGGAATCCAAGGCTATTGGATCAAGGTGGATTCAGGAACTAATACTGGTTATGTGTTCGACGGTTTCTTAAGTAAATTGAGAACCCCTTCCGACTCCGACGAAAGCAGCATCTTTACTTATGCTAAATCAGTGGGTGCGAACATAGGAAAAACTTCTTCCAAAGACGGATCTTCCGTAACAAAGATCGTTTTCAAAGATACAACTCCCGAAGAAATATTTCTGGTATTGAAAGGCCTTGAGAAAAAATACATTTCCCCGTTATCTTTGCCCGATGAAAAATCTTTTATCAAAGTTCCCGAAGAAAATGCCGAATCCAGCGAAGTAACCCTCAAAGTAAAAAGAGATAAGAACGGTTATGCGAACTCCATTCTAATCGATATAGTTTGGGTCGAGTCGAGCGGTTCGGAGAGTTTTTTTATAGAAAAAAAATCGGACCAAGTATCTCTCACAGTGACATTGAACGAACCCTAACAAAAAGAAAGATTTTTGCGGATTTAAAAAGCGAAAGATCAGTTTTTAATTACTGTTAACTTGCATAAATCCGCAAGATCGAAAATATTTTTGGGCAGAGGTTTCTTTTCCACTTTTGCGAGTTTTCCGAGAAACCCTCCCCCATCTTCGCTTAAATCGTAAAGACATTCGCGTGTAGGCTCGTTCTGTTTCAATTCTTCCGTCTTTTTCGTAAGAGATACAAACCCGTTTTGCGAATTAGGAAAGGTAAATTCCTTTCTTTCGAGAGATGTTTTCGTTTTTACATTCACTTTTTCATATAACAACTTCAAATCGGAATGAGAAAGAATGAGGATTGTAAAGATAATCAGGTATTCGGACATTTCGTAACCCCTCGAAAGACCTAGTGTCTCCGGAAAAATCATTTTAATCGAGCTTTTTATTTGAAACTTTTTAAACTTGTAGAAGAAATAGAAAAGATTCCAGTTAGGTTACGGAGGGCAAAATGAATAAATTTTATCAGAACAAAGTGGTATGGATTACCGGTGCTTCGTCCGGAATAGGGGAAGCCTTGGTACAAGAATTGGCGCAAACAGGTGCTAAGATCGTACTTTCCGCACGGAGAAAGGAAGAACTGGAAAGAGTAGCCAAAGAAAACAAACTAACAAGCGATAATAGCTTAATCCTTCCCTTGGACTTGGAAAATTATAAGGATTTCGATAAAGACGTAAAAAAAGTGATTCAAAAATTCGGAACTATCGACGTTCTGATAGGAAACGGCGGAATCAGCCAAAGATCGCTTGCCCATGAAACGGGAATGGTAATTTACGAATCTCTGATGAAGGTGAATTACTTCGGCAATATAGCACTCACTCTCGCAGTATTACCTTGGATGAGAGAAAAAAAGACCGGTTGGATTTCCACCATTTCCAGCGTAGCGGGAAAATTCGGCGTTCCTCTTCGCACTGGTTATTCCGCCACCAAATCGGCATTAACTGGTTTCTATGAAGCTTTACGTGCGGAAAACCGAAATGAAAATATCAAAGTCACATTGATTTATCCCGGCTTTATCAGAACCCAAATTTCAAAGAACGCTTTGACCAAAGAAAATAAAAAACAAGGTGTTACGGATGAAGCGATTGAAAAAGGTCTAGATCCTAATTTATGCGCCCGAGAGATCTTGGAAGGAATTGCTTCTGAAAAATTGGAAGTAGTGATCGCCGGTTTGAAAGAAAAATTGGGAATCTTCCTGCACAAACATTTTCCAAAGTTTTTTGCAGGATTCATCGCAAAAACAAAAGTAACCTGATTTTTACATAAAACGGAAGAGCGCGTGTCCCGAAAGGCACGAACTCTTTCCATTATTTACTTTACATATTTATACGTAACATATATATAGTATATGTATGACCACCGCCATTCTCAATTTGCGAGAAGAAGAAATGGACGCCCCCATTGTAAAATGGGAGAGAAACGGGATCGCCATGCTCACCGGAATCAGGGACCAAGGGGTCTATCGTTTGGCATTGCATTGGGAGTTCGTATTTGCGGTTTCCGGATTTTCCGTTTTCAATCTGGACTGTGCGATTTGTTTCAATCCGTTTCGGATTACAAACGAAACAAGAAAATATTCCATAGCACCGGAGCCGATACTCGAAAAAATCTTCGTACAAAGGGCATTCACTCCTTATCAGATTTTGGATTCGTTGCATTCCATCACCAAACAAAGAAATACCGATATGGTTTACTTTTTACTGGCGCCGTGCAAACAGTTTTTCGATGCAGATGTGGCAGACGACGAAGGATTATTCTTACTAAAGAAGATGGTGGACGTCTTAGAAGAAATCAGATCTTTGAAAATCCCAACACTCGTAGTCGAATCCATCAGTTATAAACATAAAAATTTCCAAACCATATTTCCCAAACTGATGGAAACATCGGAAAACTTTTGGGAATTGCAAATTCAAAACGGACTTTCCCGCATCAAAACGAGAAAGAGTCCCTTGCTGAGGTAGTATGGGCAGAACGGTCATCCCCTATTCCAGGCAGATCCAACAAATAGAAAGCAACCTAATTGAATTTAGGCGAGGACTTCGCAAAAAAGACCAAGAGGTATTTGACGAGTTGATCCGGGATGCCAAATTGCAAGTGCAAGCGGGAGTTATGGCATCTTCTCCCTATCCGGTCGATTCCATGTTACTCACCATGGTGATTCAATTGAAAAAAGAAGTCTCCTTTTTAAAAACCGAAATAGAGAAATGCAAGGAAAACAAAAAAGAGGTTTCTTTGGAAAGACATTGAGGACAGGTCTATGAATCCATCAAACGAAGTTTTACAGGTAGAAGGATTTTTATTCGATGTTTATCATATAGAAGACCGGATTTATCTTTGGATGAAAGATTATGCGGGAAAGAGTATACTGTTTTATGATTTTTACCAACCTGTGATTTATGCGGACGGCCCTCCTGAAATATTAAAAAAATTGGTTCATCGTTTGTATGAATTGTCCGCTCTCGCGGAAAAACCTTATTTCGAAGAAAAAAGATTGTTTTATCAAAACCGATTAACAAATGTATTGCGAATTACTTTATCAAAACCCTCCATTCTCCCTACAATCACAAGAAAGCTTTATGCATTGTACGGAAAATTCGACATATATCATTCCGATATCGATCTACCCATCAGCTATATGGTTGAAAAAAAGATATTTCCGCTTTGCAAATTGATTCTTACTTACAAGGAAACCGCTTCCGGAAAACAGATTTTAAACATCAATCCATTGACATATCCCACCGATTTGGAATACGAAATACCAAATCTGAAAACACTGACACTCTCTCTTCTGAAAAGCCACCGCATCCCGATCGTTTCCAATTCGCTGATTGTAAATGATGAACATGAATTGTCCACCAAAGACCCATATACGTTATTAACAAGGCTGAACCAAATACTCATAGAAGAAGACCCGGATATCATTTTATCCGGTTTCGGAGATCAGATTATATTTCCTTATCTTTTTTTCACCTCACAAAAGCTAAAGTATATGCCCGCCTTCGATCGTGATAAAACAGCGCCCATCCGGAGACAGATCCAAACCAAAGGAACAAGTTTCAGCACATACGGAACCATAGTTTACCGGGCACCTTCCTATCCTCTGTTCGGAAGATGGCATATAGATTCCCAAAACAGCTTTGTCCATAAAGAAGCGGAACTTTACGGAATCTATGAATTGGCAAGGATATCAAGACTTCCCATCCAAAAAATGGCACGTGCGTCGACGGGAAAGGCCCTCACTTATATAGAAATCGATGTGGCACTTCGGATGGGGTATTTGGTGCCCTGGCAAAAAAGCGCGGTTGAAGCTCCGAAGACAGCCTTACAACTGCTCAATGCCGATCGCGGAGGTCTGGTTTTTCAACCGGATATATACAAAGGTTATGTTTGGGAAAACGTAGCGCAATTGGACTTTGCTCAAATGTATCCGAGTATTATGGTACTTCATAACATTTCTCCCGAATGCGTAAATTGTCTATGTTGCAAAGATGATCCGGATGTTCCGCAAGTGCCCAAGTTGGATTATAAAATTTGCGACAAACGAAGAGGTGTAGTTTCCATCGCCCTGGAACATATATTGGAACGCAGATCCTATTATAAAAAAATGAAAAAAGAAACCACCGGAGACAGGTCTCTTTCCTATGACAGAAAACAATCCAGCTTAAAATGGATGTTAGTCACTTCTTTCGGTTATCTCGGCTATCGTAATGCGAAGTTCGGGAGATTGGAAAGCCACGAAAGTGTAAATGCATTCGGTCGGGAAAAATTACTTACCGCAAAAGAAGTGGCGGAAGAAAGAGGATATATTCTGGTTCACGCCATTACGGATAGTATATTCATCCAAAAGGAAAACGCAAAACCATTCACAAAACAGGAATTAGATGATTTGTCAAAGGAAGTCGAAGTCCGCACAAAAATCAAAATGGATACGGACGGAGTTTATACTTGGTTGTTATTCCCACCCTCTTCGCAAGATGCAAATATGCCTGTAGCCAATCGTTATATGGGAAGATTTTCCTCGGGAGAATTGAAATCCAGAGGAATCGGTTCCAGAAGAAAAGACCTGCCTCAGTTTATTACCAATGCGCAAGCAGAAATGGTGAAATGGATGGCGACAAAAACAACAATCAAAGAATTAAAAGATGCGGAAGACGAAATTTTATACATATACCAAACGCATGATGATATGCTGAAGGCTGGACTAGTTCCCTGGAGAAAATTACTCATGCGAAGATCCACGTCCAAAGTCTTAAACGAATATGAAGTGCACGGACCAAGCGCCATCTCCCTTCTACAGTTGGAAGATTTGGGAATGCAAGTGGAAGCGGGAGAAAAAATCCATTACCTGGTTGTCAAAAGCAAAGCCAAGGTAAGCGAAACTCGTTATGCGGTGAAGGAATTACTGGAATTAAAAAGGGAAGGAAAAACAATCCATTGGGACACAAATTATTACCGAAAACTTTTAGCCTCATCATTTCGGGAAATATGGGCACCCTTCGCCTCTTTTAGCGATTTCAATTCTTTAAAAGAAGACCAAATGCTTTTGCCTTTTGCTTAGATAAAATTATCTTTACACACAAGAAAACACTGTTCAGGATTGGCCATGCCCATCCAAAAAACAATCACTCTCCGCACTCATACCTTCGATTTGGATTGGAATCGTCATGTCACAAGCCGCACCTATGAAAAGTTCGGTTACGATGCAAGATTTTCCATTCTGGAAGATTTGGGGTATTCCGTTCATAAATGTTTGGAAGAAGAAATTCAATATATTTCGCATTCCACATTTGTAAGATTTTTGGGACAACAATTTGCAAATTCGGACATACAAGTAGTTACCGAACTTTCCCGGGATAAAGACGGATTACTTTACTGGAAACAAAACCTAATTGATGCAAACGGCAAACCTGCCTGTGAACTTTATACAACTTCCTACCTTCAATCCAAAGATGGAACCAAACTGATATTAGACGTTCCTCTTTTGGAAGAAAATTGGAAAGTGTCAAGTATTCACAAAAGACCGGAAGGGCAATTTACATTGGAACATCATTGGCCCATTCCTTTCAGTGACATGAATTGTTTTTGGAATCTACCCTCGGATTCCATCTGGAAAATATTCGAAGAAGGCCGATTTCTTTTCTTCCGCGAAGTCATCGACCTTTCTTTGATCAAAGCCACGGATACATCCACTTTTTTTATGGGAGGAGAAATACAAATAAGCGAACTCCCCTCTCCCGGTTCCAAAATCACATTGCATAGTTGGATCGAATCTTTCGAGAAGATTAGGTTTTATTTTCGTCAGGACATAGTCGGCGAAGATGGTAAGGTTTTGGTAAGTATGAAAGACGAACAGTTGTTTGTTGCCCTTTCCGCATCCAGACCCAAAAAAGCTCCGCCGGAATTTATCTCAAAAGTGGAAAGATTCATAGAAAAAAAATGAATCCGATCGACAGTAACTATTTACGAAAGGATCGCCTCGGTAACAAACCCGAGGTGATCCGAATCAATCAACAAATCACAAAGGAAAAACATCCGGAAGTAGACGCAAAACTTCCTTTCACTTTACTTCAATCTTAAGAGAGAAGCACCCAAACAGTAATTTGCGATCGCAAGACCTATATGAAATAAATCCACGTTCAAAATCGGTCCGGTAGAACCTTTTGTTCCGATCACAAGTCCTGCAAGGATAAACAAAACCGCTCCGATTAAACCGTAAACCGCACTTGTTTTTTCCTTCGTTATCTTACGAATACAAACAAAAATCACAAGCAACATGGATATTCCCCCGAGAATCGTAGACAAAAGAGGGAAAGAGACAAAGTAACCAAACACTATATAGATGACAAATAAAATTCCGGTGATCAGAAACAGTTGATTGCGATCCAATTTGCGGATTCCCAAATGAAAGTAGGCAACACCGATGAGTGTAACGCCCACATAACCGGACAGTCCTACAAAAAAACGATAGATCGGATCCAGAGTCGTAATCCCCAAAAAGTGAATGCTGCCCAACCCAGCGGAAATTCCGATGATAGCAAATGCATAGGTCCCTGCGAAACCTGATACGGAAGACAAACGGTTCAACCGGAAAGCGGCATACAAAGAAACGATGCTTAGAAAAAAATCGGAAAAGAATGTACTAAGTTGCATGGGATTTCAGTATAGAAAGTAAAATAAAATAGCAATCCTTTCTTACTGGATTTTGAAACTAAAAAACGGGTTGAAACCAGGTATTTTGCAACAAATCCATTTCAAATCAAGTGTTTTGCAATAAATCGGTTTCTTCCTCCGTAAGCTCACGATATTTACCTACGGAAAGAGAGGGATCCAAACGAATCGCCCCCATTTTTTCCCTTTTTAAATAAGACACTTCCTTTCCTAGCATAACAAACATTCTACGAATTTGACGAAACTTTCCTTCCTTGATATACACTCTTCCTTTCGAAACTTCTCCCGATTCCAGAATTTCCAGTTTGGCCGGCATGGACTTGTAACCGTCTTCCAATACGATCCCTTTTTCAAAGGAAACCGAATCATCTTCGGTCAATTTACCGTTCACCTCAACGTAGTATTCTTTTTCCACATGGTGTTTGGGGGAAGTATAATGATGACCAAATTTCCCGTTTGTAGTGAATATAAGAAGTCCTTCCGTTTCCTTATCCAATCTTCCTACGGGAAACAAATTCATATTTCTATGCCTTTCCGATAAATAATCCATCACTGTTTTTTCTTTGGAATCTTCCGTTGCAGTGATACAATCGGGAGCCTTGTTCATCATAAAATAATAATGTTCTTTTCTATTTAAAATTTCGTCTTTGTATTGAATTTTATCGGCAAGGGATACATTCACCGAAGGATCACGAACGACCACGTCATTTACTTTTACAAGTTTGTCACGAACAAGTCGCTTAACATCCGTTCTTGACCCAATCCCTAAGTGAGAAAGCACTTTGTCCAATCGTTCCGTTTTCATAATTTACTATCTTCCCAAGACTATACAAATCCAAAGCCCTCAAAATAAGACCAAAAAAATTGTTTTCTAAATTCAAATCCATGAGTCTAATCCTCATATGTGGGTTCATTTGATTATAGCCGTTTTGGCTGCCTATCTTGCATTTCCCCCCGTTTCCGGGAGTGAAATTCAATCAGGGCCTTCCCAGCTAAAAATCAACGAGCAAATCACATATCAATTAGGAAATGTCCCGGAAGGAGAAATCTACAGACCGAGCCTGGATTTGACCGGATTTTCCGATTCGAGCCACAATTCGCAAAAAGCTCCGAATCTACACCTGAATGAATCTTCCTATTCTTCCCGTAGAAAACATTCGATTTCCAGTTTTTTTCGCCCGCTAAGTACCATACGACTACTTACCTAAAATCCATAAGTATCCCACTCGTTTACTTATTATATTTTAGGAGATATTTATGCGTACTTTATTCACTTATATCGTTGCTTCTTCCATCATCAGTGCTCCTGCGGAAGAAAAATTATTCGAACGTTTGGACCAAATACAAAGAGACTTGTATTTCGGAAAGTCGGATCAAATGATTCATACAAAAGGTATTTATCATTTAATCCAAAACCTGGAATCCAGTTCCTTGGATTCCCAAAACGTTTTAGCAAAGGCCTGGAGATATATCGCTCTATTGGAAAATGCGTTGAGTCGCAAAGAACAAGAACAATATCTCTCCGAAACATGTCTTATTTTAAAAGACCTGGCGGCAAATTTCAGATATGCGGCATACATATGCCCTGTCACAAATAAGATTTGGATTACAAAAGCAAACATTGCGAACAATCCGTATCTACAAAAAAAAGATTCAGGAAAAAGAATCAGTTAATTTTTATTGAGGTTAGATGGAATTCCAAATCAATATATTCGCTCTCTCCAGTTTAATCATAGTTAGTATCGGACTATTGAGAGTATCTACAAAGTTCGGGATTCCTTCCCTACTCATCTTTCTTTCCATAGGAATGCTTGCAGGATCGGACGGGATCCTGGGCATTCCTTTTACGGACGCGGATCTTGCCCAAAAAGTAGGTTCCGTTGCATTGGCTTTCATATTATTCTCAGGCGGACTGGAAACGGACTGGTCTAAGGTGCGTCCTATTCTGGGAAAAGGTATTTCCCTCGGAACCATCGGGGTACTGTTGACTTGTCTGATCGTGGGAACGTTTACCGTTTACGTATTGAATTTTCCTCCTGTCGTGGGATATTTATTAGGTGCTATCGTTTCCTCAACCGATGCGGCGGCAGTCTTCAATGTTTTGCGAACGAGCAATACAGGGATGAAAAAAGAACTTACATCCTTACTCGAATTCGAATCGGGAAGTAACGACCCTTTGGCGGTCTTATTAACAACGACGATCTTAGGATTCGTCGGTT
The nucleotide sequence above comes from Leptospira kobayashii. Encoded proteins:
- a CDS encoding acyl-[acyl-carrier-protein] thioesterase — encoded protein: MPIQKTITLRTHTFDLDWNRHVTSRTYEKFGYDARFSILEDLGYSVHKCLEEEIQYISHSTFVRFLGQQFANSDIQVVTELSRDKDGLLYWKQNLIDANGKPACELYTTSYLQSKDGTKLILDVPLLEENWKVSSIHKRPEGQFTLEHHWPIPFSDMNCFWNLPSDSIWKIFEEGRFLFFREVIDLSLIKATDTSTFFMGGEIQISELPSPGSKITLHSWIESFEKIRFYFRQDIVGEDGKVLVSMKDEQLFVALSASRPKKAPPEFISKVERFIEKK
- a CDS encoding LIC13259/LIC11441 family protein codes for the protein MRTLFTYIVASSIISAPAEEKLFERLDQIQRDLYFGKSDQMIHTKGIYHLIQNLESSSLDSQNVLAKAWRYIALLENALSRKEQEQYLSETCLILKDLAANFRYAAYICPVTNKIWITKANIANNPYLQKKDSGKRIS
- a CDS encoding DUF6962 family protein, encoding MQLSTFFSDFFLSIVSLYAAFRLNRLSSVSGFAGTYAFAIIGISAGLGSIHFLGITTLDPIYRFFVGLSGYVGVTLIGVAYFHLGIRKLDRNQLFLITGILFVIYIVFGYFVSFPLLSTILGGISMLLVIFVCIRKITKEKTSAVYGLIGAVLFILAGLVIGTKGSTGPILNVDLFHIGLAIANYCLGASLLRLK
- a CDS encoding pseudouridine synthase, which translates into the protein MKTERLDKVLSHLGIGSRTDVKRLVRDKLVKVNDVVVRDPSVNVSLADKIQYKDEILNRKEHYYFMMNKAPDCITATEDSKEKTVMDYLSERHRNMNLFPVGRLDKETEGLLIFTTNGKFGHHYTSPKHHVEKEYYVEVNGKLTEDDSVSFEKGIVLEDGYKSMPAKLEILESGEVSKGRVYIKEGKFRQIRRMFVMLGKEVSYLKREKMGAIRLDPSLSVGKYRELTEEETDLLQNT
- a CDS encoding DNA polymerase domain-containing protein, whose protein sequence is MNPSNEVLQVEGFLFDVYHIEDRIYLWMKDYAGKSILFYDFYQPVIYADGPPEILKKLVHRLYELSALAEKPYFEEKRLFYQNRLTNVLRITLSKPSILPTITRKLYALYGKFDIYHSDIDLPISYMVEKKIFPLCKLILTYKETASGKQILNINPLTYPTDLEYEIPNLKTLTLSLLKSHRIPIVSNSLIVNDEHELSTKDPYTLLTRLNQILIEEDPDIILSGFGDQIIFPYLFFTSQKLKYMPAFDRDKTAPIRRQIQTKGTSFSTYGTIVYRAPSYPLFGRWHIDSQNSFVHKEAELYGIYELARISRLPIQKMARASTGKALTYIEIDVALRMGYLVPWQKSAVEAPKTALQLLNADRGGLVFQPDIYKGYVWENVAQLDFAQMYPSIMVLHNISPECVNCLCCKDDPDVPQVPKLDYKICDKRRGVVSIALEHILERRSYYKKMKKETTGDRSLSYDRKQSSLKWMLVTSFGYLGYRNAKFGRLESHESVNAFGREKLLTAKEVAEERGYILVHAITDSIFIQKENAKPFTKQELDDLSKEVEVRTKIKMDTDGVYTWLLFPPSSQDANMPVANRYMGRFSSGELKSRGIGSRRKDLPQFITNAQAEMVKWMATKTTIKELKDAEDEILYIYQTHDDMLKAGLVPWRKLLMRRSTSKVLNEYEVHGPSAISLLQLEDLGMQVEAGEKIHYLVVKSKAKVSETRYAVKELLELKREGKTIHWDTNYYRKLLASSFREIWAPFASFSDFNSLKEDQMLLPFA